One Cryobacterium roopkundense genomic region harbors:
- a CDS encoding LemA family protein — protein MNWLIPVLIVVVIVAIAGIYLWATYNSLVTFKVRVDEAWSDITVQLKRRADLIPNLIEAVKGYAAHEKSVFENVTKARAETLSAQGPADASAAENHMQTALKSIFAVAEAYPQLQASQNYLQLQGELVDTEDKIQASRRFYNGGVREFNTKIQVFPNHLFARNLGFSERDFFEVADSAAIAEPPRVQF, from the coding sequence ATGAATTGGCTCATCCCGGTCCTGATCGTCGTTGTCATCGTTGCCATCGCTGGCATCTACCTCTGGGCGACGTACAACTCACTCGTGACCTTCAAGGTTCGCGTCGACGAGGCCTGGAGCGACATCACCGTTCAGCTGAAGCGGCGTGCCGACCTCATTCCGAACCTGATCGAAGCGGTCAAGGGCTATGCGGCGCACGAGAAGTCGGTCTTCGAGAACGTCACGAAGGCGCGTGCAGAGACGCTGTCGGCCCAGGGTCCGGCCGACGCCTCCGCGGCCGAGAATCACATGCAGACAGCGCTGAAGAGCATCTTCGCAGTGGCCGAGGCCTACCCGCAGCTGCAGGCGAGCCAGAACTACCTGCAGCTTCAGGGTGAGCTCGTCGACACCGAGGATAAGATTCAGGCCTCACGTCGGTTCTACAACGGTGGCGTGCGCGAATTCAACACGAAGATCCAGGTCTTCCCGAACCACCTCTTCGCCCGAAACCTGGGCTTCAGTGAACGTGACTTCTTCGAGGTGGCCGACTCCGCAGCGATTGCGGAGCCGCCTCGCGTGCAGTTCTAG
- a CDS encoding ABC transporter ATP-binding protein, with product MTIPSDTAISVLELHVRRGKRPVLHGLNLDVPRGQVVGLLGPSGCGKTTLMRAIVGVQVVQSGRVTVLGEPAGSPPLRRRVGYVTQDASVYDDLTVRQNLQYFRAVAGAPRTDVERVIALTDLGAQGGQLAGSLSGGQRSRVSLAGALLGSPDLLVLDEPTVGLDPVLRVELWSLFHRLAAGGTSLLVSSHVMDEATRCDRLLLMRDGEILADDTPSALLAATATADMEQAFLVLIGRHPLTHGSEEGVGS from the coding sequence ATGACCATTCCCTCCGACACCGCCATCTCTGTGCTGGAGCTGCACGTGCGCCGAGGAAAGCGTCCGGTGCTGCACGGGCTGAACCTCGACGTGCCGCGCGGCCAGGTCGTGGGCCTGCTCGGCCCGAGCGGATGCGGCAAGACCACGCTGATGCGGGCGATCGTGGGCGTGCAGGTCGTGCAATCCGGACGTGTGACCGTGCTCGGGGAACCAGCGGGGTCCCCGCCGCTCCGCCGCCGGGTGGGCTACGTCACGCAGGACGCAAGCGTGTACGACGACCTCACTGTGCGGCAGAACCTCCAGTATTTCCGAGCCGTGGCGGGGGCTCCCCGCACCGACGTCGAGCGGGTCATCGCCCTCACCGACCTCGGCGCACAGGGCGGCCAGCTGGCTGGATCCCTGTCTGGCGGCCAACGCAGCAGAGTCTCACTCGCCGGAGCCCTGCTCGGATCCCCCGACTTGCTTGTGCTCGACGAGCCGACGGTCGGGCTTGACCCGGTTCTGCGCGTGGAGTTGTGGTCACTGTTCCACCGACTGGCAGCCGGGGGAACAAGCCTTCTCGTCTCGAGCCACGTCATGGACGAGGCCACGCGCTGCGACCGACTCCTGCTGATGCGCGACGGCGAGATCCTTGCCGACGACACGCCGAGTGCCCTGCTCGCAGCCACTGCAACCGCCGACATGGAGCAGGCGTTCCTTGTGCTGATCGGGCGACATCCGCTCACACACGGTTCTGAAGAGGGCGTCGGCTCATGA